One window of Deinococcus planocerae genomic DNA carries:
- a CDS encoding ankyrin repeat domain-containing protein: MTPPSSEQALFAALQTNDEGSVRALLDRDPTLLRAVSPLGVSPVLFATYYGKHDLARLLIERMREAGVPLTVFEAAATGELSALREHLDAQPDLADASSPDGFTPLGLAAFFGREEVAAELLARGADVNRASTNAMGARPLHSAVAGDHTALALRLIAAGADVNAPQHGGFTPLLGAAQNGSAVLVEALLAVGADPGARTEGGQGAADLAQEEGHAGVLAILSGAGHDPEESRNVTLTATRDTGPMTNNGDGRRIDAPPGPPTGEPVNELTGRPDDHTGYQAPDPKDTSQPFYTSTPAEDRVSSSNESKYEPVEMPDPKEVTGQFDHLATRDPSAMEHRLQAPEFAGAQTVGTGLDSAVLDATVPAGLGVNASLLTVSERRGEAVDPNPGYTPPAQEVPPHLGSTPADLPPGVRPEVQEAVQGDGDPKNS; this comes from the coding sequence ATGACCCCCCCCTCCTCCGAGCAGGCCCTCTTCGCCGCCCTCCAGACGAACGACGAGGGAAGTGTCCGCGCACTGCTGGACCGTGACCCTACCCTCCTGCGTGCCGTGAGCCCGCTGGGCGTCTCCCCCGTCCTCTTCGCCACGTACTACGGGAAGCACGACCTGGCCCGGCTGCTGATCGAGCGGATGCGGGAGGCGGGCGTGCCCCTCACCGTCTTCGAGGCCGCCGCGACGGGGGAACTCTCCGCCCTGCGTGAGCACCTTGACGCCCAGCCCGACCTCGCGGACGCCAGCAGCCCCGACGGCTTCACGCCCCTGGGTCTCGCCGCCTTCTTCGGGCGGGAGGAGGTCGCCGCCGAACTGCTGGCGCGGGGCGCGGACGTGAACCGGGCGAGCACGAACGCGATGGGCGCCCGGCCCCTGCACTCCGCCGTCGCGGGGGATCACACGGCCCTCGCCCTTCGCCTGATCGCGGCGGGAGCGGACGTGAACGCCCCCCAGCACGGCGGCTTCACGCCCCTGCTCGGTGCGGCGCAGAACGGGAGTGCCGTGCTGGTGGAGGCGCTCCTCGCGGTGGGGGCGGACCCGGGGGCGCGGACGGAGGGCGGGCAGGGCGCGGCGGACCTCGCCCAGGAGGAGGGGCACGCGGGGGTCCTGGCGATTCTGAGCGGGGCCGGGCACGACCCTGAAGAAAGCCGGAATGTGACGCTCACTGCCACGCGGGACACTGGACCCATGACGAACAACGGCGACGGACGGCGGATCGACGCCCCCCCCGGCCCTCCCACCGGGGAGCCGGTCAACGAGCTGACGGGGCGACCGGACGACCACACGGGCTACCAGGCTCCCGACCCCAAGGACACCTCCCAGCCCTTCTACACGAGCACGCCCGCCGAGGACCGGGTGAGCAGTTCCAACGAGAGCAAGTACGAGCCCGTGGAGATGCCCGATCCCAAGGAGGTGACCGGACAGTTCGACCACCTCGCCACCCGCGATCCCAGCGCGATGGAACACCGCCTTCAGGCCCCCGAGTTCGCGGGCGCGCAGACGGTGGGCACCGGCCTCGACAGCGCCGTCCTCGACGCCACGGTTCCCGCGGGCCTCGGTGTGAACGCCAGCCTCCTCACCGTCTCCGAGCGCAGGGGGGAGGCCGTCGACCCCAACCCCGGCTACACGCCCCCCGCCCAGGAGGTCCCCCCCCACCTCGGCTCCACCCCCGCCGACCTCCCCCCCGGCGTCCGCCCCGAGGTTCAGGAGGCGGTGCAGGGCGACGGCGACCCGAAGAACTCGTAG
- a CDS encoding acetyl-CoA C-acetyltransferase has product MTNIVITAARRTPIGSFLGSLADVPAADLGVTVARAVLEGVNSDDVADVIVGNVLQAGQGMNVARQVAVKAGLPEHVPGLTVNRVCGSGLQAVISAVQGLRSGDGKLYLAGGTESMSRSPHLLPRSRQGHRLGHAQLVDSMLSEGLTDAFHDVHMGVTAENIAQRWNLTREEQDAFALDTQHRAAHAIEQGHFRAETVPVEVPGKKGPTLFDTDEYPRATTLEALAGLRSAFKKDGTVTAGNASGLNDGAAMLTVTTDEYAGANGLPVLAKIVSYAAIGVDPAIMGIGPARAVPIALEKAGMTLSDVDLLELNEAFASQSLAVIRDLGVDPERVNLTGGAIALGHPIGASGARVLTTLIHTLRREGKETGVASLCIGGGMGIAMVVRVR; this is encoded by the coding sequence ATGACCAACATCGTGATCACGGCGGCCAGACGCACGCCGATAGGAAGCTTTCTGGGCTCTCTCGCCGACGTTCCCGCCGCCGACCTCGGCGTGACGGTGGCGAGGGCGGTGCTGGAGGGTGTCAACAGCGACGACGTGGCGGACGTGATCGTCGGCAACGTGTTGCAGGCCGGGCAGGGCATGAACGTGGCCCGGCAGGTCGCCGTGAAGGCGGGCTTGCCCGAGCACGTCCCCGGGCTGACGGTGAACCGCGTCTGCGGCTCCGGTCTCCAAGCAGTGATCAGCGCCGTGCAGGGTCTCCGCTCGGGCGACGGAAAGCTCTATCTCGCGGGCGGCACCGAGAGCATGAGCCGCTCTCCCCACCTCCTCCCCCGGTCCCGGCAGGGCCACCGGCTGGGGCACGCTCAGCTCGTCGATTCCATGCTCTCCGAAGGCCTGACCGACGCCTTCCACGACGTGCACATGGGCGTCACCGCCGAGAACATCGCCCAGAGGTGGAACCTCACCCGCGAGGAGCAGGACGCCTTCGCGCTGGACACCCAGCACCGCGCCGCCCACGCCATCGAGCAGGGCCATTTCCGGGCAGAGACCGTGCCGGTGGAGGTGCCGGGCAAGAAGGGACCCACCCTCTTCGACACCGACGAGTACCCGCGCGCCACCACCCTGGAGGCCCTCGCGGGGCTCAGGTCCGCCTTCAAGAAGGACGGCACGGTGACCGCCGGGAACGCGAGCGGCCTGAACGACGGAGCGGCGATGCTGACCGTGACGACCGACGAGTACGCGGGGGCGAACGGGCTGCCGGTGCTGGCCAAGATCGTCAGCTACGCGGCCATCGGCGTTGATCCGGCGATCATGGGGATCGGCCCGGCCCGAGCCGTTCCCATCGCCCTGGAGAAGGCGGGGATGACGCTCTCGGACGTGGACCTCCTCGAACTCAACGAGGCCTTCGCGTCGCAGAGTCTCGCCGTGATCCGGGACCTGGGGGTGGACCCGGAGCGGGTGAACCTGACGGGCGGGGCGATTGCGCTGGGCCACCCCATCGGCGCGTCGGGGGCGCGGGTGCTGACCACCCTGATCCACACCCTGCGGCGGGAGGGCAAGGAGACGGGCGTCGCCAGCCTGTGCATCGGGGGCGGAATGGGCATCGCGATGGTGGTGCGGGTGAGGTGA
- a CDS encoding DoxX family membrane protein, whose product MTTTSIRTVHEPWLSRLLFADTRLAPLWAALRIYVGWQWLEAGWHKVTDPAWVGSGAGTAVGGFLRGALERAGGERPSVSGWYAWFIENVALPNATLFSYLVAFGEVAVGIALVLGLLTGIAAFFGGLMNANFLLAGTLSSNPLLFILATWLVLGWRVAGWWGLDRWVLPRLGVVSSPAPATRPAGGKAAGPS is encoded by the coding sequence ATGACCACGACATCGATCCGAACCGTCCATGAACCCTGGCTCTCCCGCCTGCTCTTCGCCGACACGCGCCTCGCCCCCCTCTGGGCCGCCCTGCGCATCTACGTGGGGTGGCAGTGGCTGGAGGCGGGCTGGCACAAGGTCACCGACCCCGCCTGGGTGGGGTCCGGGGCCGGGACCGCCGTCGGCGGCTTCCTGCGCGGCGCCCTGGAGCGGGCGGGCGGGGAGCGGCCCTCGGTCTCGGGGTGGTACGCGTGGTTCATCGAGAACGTCGCGCTGCCGAACGCCACGCTCTTCTCGTACCTCGTGGCGTTCGGGGAAGTCGCGGTCGGCATCGCCCTGGTCCTGGGCCTGCTCACGGGCATCGCCGCCTTCTTCGGCGGGCTGATGAACGCGAACTTCCTGCTCGCGGGCACCCTCTCGAGTAACCCCCTCCTGTTCATCCTGGCGACGTGGCTGGTCCTCGGGTGGCGGGTGGCGGGGTGGTGGGGCCTCGACCGCTGGGTGCTGCCGCGCCTGGGGGTGGTCAGCTCGCCCGCCCCGGCGACCCGTCCCGCCGGGGGGAAGGCGGCGGGCCCCTCCTGA
- a CDS encoding acyl-CoA thioesterase gives MARPTPETRAAYPHPHPTPTRWADNDVYGHVNNVTYYAYFDTAVNTYLASRGALDLREGEVIGLVVETGCAFFAPAAFPETLSVGVRVAHLGRSSVRYELAVFREGEDAACAQGHFVHVYVSRETRRPTELPDVFRAALEDLRVG, from the coding sequence ATGGCCCGGCCCACCCCCGAGACGCGCGCCGCGTACCCCCACCCCCACCCCACCCCCACCCGCTGGGCGGACAACGACGTGTACGGCCACGTCAACAACGTCACCTACTACGCCTACTTCGACACCGCCGTGAACACCTACCTCGCCTCCCGTGGAGCGCTCGACCTTCGTGAGGGTGAGGTGATCGGCCTCGTCGTCGAGACGGGCTGCGCCTTCTTCGCCCCCGCCGCCTTTCCCGAGACGCTGAGCGTGGGCGTGCGGGTGGCGCACCTGGGCCGCAGCAGCGTCCGCTACGAACTCGCCGTCTTCCGGGAGGGGGAGGACGCCGCCTGCGCCCAGGGCCACTTCGTCCACGTCTACGTGAGCCGGGAGACCCGCCGCCCGACCGAGCTTCCCGACGTCTTCCGCGCCGCGCTGGAGGACCTGCGGGTGGGGTAG
- a CDS encoding DoxX family protein, translated as MDPRPEAGRSPTPGLLALAALFVGAGVLHFLRPKPFDRIVPPWVPMPARTATLVSGAAEIAGGLGLLHPATRPGARLGLLALLVAVFPANVGMAWNAERFRPLPEWALWARLPLQPLLMWLVWRAGRPSYPTRRSSSAARKTSGSSVGRRVSRLT; from the coding sequence ATGGACCCCAGACCGGAGGCGGGGCGTTCCCCCACCCCCGGCCTCCTCGCCCTCGCTGCCCTGTTCGTGGGCGCGGGGGTGCTGCACTTTCTGAGGCCCAAACCCTTCGACCGGATCGTGCCGCCGTGGGTGCCGATGCCCGCCCGCACGGCCACCCTCGTCAGCGGCGCGGCGGAGATCGCGGGCGGGCTGGGATTGCTGCACCCGGCCACCCGGCCCGGCGCCCGCCTCGGCCTGCTCGCGCTCCTCGTCGCCGTTTTTCCGGCAAACGTGGGGATGGCGTGGAACGCGGAACGTTTCCGGCCTCTGCCCGAGTGGGCGCTGTGGGCCCGGCTGCCCCTCCAACCGCTGCTGATGTGGCTGGTCTGGCGGGCGGGGAGGCCGTCCTACCCCACCCGCAGGTCCTCCAGCGCGGCGCGGAAGACGTCGGGAAGCTCGGTCGGGCGGCGGGTCTCCCGGCTCACGTAG
- the dcd gene encoding dCTP deaminase, with protein MSILPDWRIRDLARAGMIEPFEDRLVRTAENGHVISYGLSSFGYDLRCADEWKVFTNAHGNTIVDPKAFDERAFIDIQAPQIIIPPNSFILARSVEYMRIPENVMVVALGKSTYARVGIVANVTPLEPGWEGHVTLEFSNTTPLPAKMYAFEGCVQLLFFEGERPEVTYGDRGGKYQKQTGVTLPRL; from the coding sequence ATGAGCATCCTCCCCGACTGGCGCATCCGCGACCTCGCCCGCGCGGGCATGATCGAGCCCTTCGAGGACCGTCTGGTGCGCACGGCGGAAAACGGGCACGTCATCAGCTACGGCCTGAGCAGCTTCGGCTACGACCTGCGCTGCGCCGACGAGTGGAAGGTGTTCACAAACGCGCACGGCAACACCATCGTGGACCCCAAGGCGTTTGACGAGCGGGCTTTTATCGACATCCAGGCCCCGCAGATCATCATCCCGCCCAATAGCTTCATCCTGGCCCGCAGCGTGGAGTACATGCGGATCCCCGAAAACGTCATGGTGGTGGCGCTGGGCAAGAGCACGTACGCGCGTGTAGGCATCGTCGCCAACGTGACCCCGCTCGAGCCCGGCTGGGAGGGCCACGTCACGCTGGAGTTCTCCAACACGACGCCCCTGCCCGCCAAGATGTACGCCTTCGAGGGCTGCGTGCAGCTCCTGTTCTTCGAGGGCGAGCGGCCCGAGGTCACGTACGGGGACCGGGGCGGCAAGTACCAGAAGCAGACCGGCGTGACCCTGCCGCGCCTGTGA
- a CDS encoding metallophosphoesterase family protein, with the protein MRVAVIGDVHGNAFALGAVLREVGEAAPDLVVNLGDQVEGSADPARAALMQADLAAAGALEVRGNNEEKLWPGGRRSPLSRLYGEWLEAHVDAVALARLAALPLSARALDGALFACHGTPQSPWDSLLWVWQPQEAGGGFYRARDPRELRALVEPLGAEVVLCGHTHRPGATRVGDTLVVNAGAVSDQVDGDPRARWTLLDLRRSGWTVEFRATPYDVEAAVRWSCAHTPFGDGQAALLRSGTFDVREG; encoded by the coding sequence GTGAGGGTGGCAGTCATCGGCGACGTGCACGGCAACGCCTTCGCGCTGGGGGCCGTGCTCCGCGAGGTGGGGGAAGCGGCTCCCGATCTCGTCGTCAACCTCGGCGATCAGGTCGAGGGCTCGGCGGACCCCGCGCGGGCGGCGCTCATGCAGGCCGACCTCGCCGCGGCGGGGGCGCTGGAGGTGCGCGGCAACAACGAGGAGAAGCTGTGGCCGGGCGGGCGCCGCTCCCCGCTGAGCCGGCTGTACGGGGAGTGGCTGGAGGCGCACGTGGACGCGGTGGCGCTCGCCCGGCTGGCCGCCCTGCCCCTGAGCGCACGGGCCCTGGACGGCGCCCTCTTCGCCTGCCACGGCACGCCGCAGAGCCCCTGGGACAGCCTGCTGTGGGTGTGGCAGCCGCAGGAGGCGGGCGGGGGCTTCTACCGCGCCCGCGACCCCCGCGAGTTGCGCGCCCTCGTGGAGCCGCTGGGAGCCGAGGTCGTGCTGTGCGGGCACACCCACCGCCCCGGGGCGACCCGGGTGGGCGACACCCTCGTCGTGAATGCGGGCGCCGTGAGCGATCAGGTGGACGGGGACCCCCGCGCCCGCTGGACGCTGCTCGACCTCCGCCGGAGCGGGTGGACGGTCGAGTTCCGGGCCACCCCGTACGACGTGGAGGCCGCCGTCCGCTGGTCTTGTGCCCACACACCGTTCGGGGACGGTCAGGCGGCGCTCCTGCGTTCGGGAACGTTCGACGTGCGGGAGGGGTGA
- the wrbA gene encoding NAD(P)H:quinone oxidoreductase, translating to MTNPTPVRMTILYYSTYGTNHQMAEVAAEAAREAGAEVRVVKARETAPQEVVNSQDAWKAQQERTAHVPEATPADMENTDAIMISTPTRWGGSASQLRVFIDTLGGLWASGALADKTFSCMTSAQNPNGGQETTLQTLYVMAAHWGAIIVPPGYTDPAIFASGGNPYGASVTAGGQPLSEEDKASIRHQARRQVEITRKLKG from the coding sequence ATGACGAACCCGACTCCGGTCCGCATGACGATCCTCTACTACTCGACCTACGGGACAAACCACCAGATGGCGGAGGTGGCCGCCGAGGCCGCCCGCGAGGCCGGGGCGGAGGTGCGCGTGGTCAAGGCGCGCGAGACGGCCCCGCAGGAGGTCGTCAACTCCCAGGACGCCTGGAAGGCCCAGCAGGAGCGCACGGCGCACGTGCCGGAGGCGACCCCCGCCGACATGGAGAACACGGACGCCATCATGATCAGCACGCCCACCCGCTGGGGCGGCTCGGCGAGCCAGCTCCGGGTGTTCATCGACACGCTGGGCGGGCTGTGGGCGTCGGGGGCGCTCGCCGACAAGACCTTCAGTTGCATGACGAGCGCGCAAAACCCCAACGGCGGGCAGGAGACCACCCTCCAGACCCTCTACGTGATGGCGGCGCACTGGGGCGCGATCATCGTGCCCCCCGGCTACACCGACCCCGCCATCTTCGCCTCGGGCGGCAACCCCTACGGCGCGAGCGTCACGGCGGGCGGCCAGCCGCTGAGCGAGGAGGACAAGGCCTCCATCCGCCACCAGGCCCGCCGCCAGGTCGAGATCACCCGCAAGCTCAAGGGTTGA